One region of Zingiber officinale cultivar Zhangliang chromosome 7B, Zo_v1.1, whole genome shotgun sequence genomic DNA includes:
- the LOC122005194 gene encoding probable galacturonosyltransferase-like 7, translating into MVMVLLSPSFQSSPPAEAIRSSHYLRFPGGGYNHQLAAASSETKGFAFRQAPRFYNAADCEPPSANGSSVCDSSLVHVAITLDEEYLRGSIAAVHSVLMHAQCPESVFFHFLVSELGMESVVRSAFPGLRFKAYYFDPDRVRWMISTSVRQALDQPLNYARNYLAEILELCVSRVIYLDSDLVVMDDIAKLWRKGLGSKAVGAPEYCHANFTKYFTDRFWSNRRLAATFAGRRPCYFNTGVMVLDLVRWRRAGYTRRIERWMEVQKRGAAPGGAGRIYELGSLPPFLLVFAGQVAPIEHRWNQHGLGGDNVNGSCRDLHPGPVSLLHWSGKGKPWVRLDSNQPCPLDHIWAPYDLYGFAAK; encoded by the coding sequence ATGGTAATGGTGTTGTTATCCCCCTCCTTCCAGTCCTCCCCTCCAGCCGAGGCCATTCGGTCCTCCCATTATCTACGGTTTCCTGGCGGCGGGTACAATCACCAGCTAGCCGCCGCCTCTAGCGAGACCAAAGGTTTCGCCTTCCGGCAAGCGCCCCGGTTTTACAATGCCGCCGACTGTGAACCCCCGTCTGCTAACGGCAGCTCCGTCTGCGATTCCTCGCTTGTCCATGTCGCAATCACCCTCGACGAGGAGTACCTGCGGGGCTCGATCGCGGCGGTTCACTCTGTGCTGATGCACGCCCAGTGCCCAGAGAGCGTCTTTTTCCATTTCTTGGTTTCGGAGCTGGGCATGGAGTCGGTGGTGCGCTCGGCCTTCCCAGGCCTCCGCTTCAAGGCGTATTACTTCGATCCAGACCGTGTCCGATGGATGATTTCGACGTCGGTGCGGCAGGCCCTGGATCAGCCACTCAACTACGCACGCAACTATCTGGCGGAAATTCTCGAGCTGTGCGTGAGCCGAGTGATCTACCTAGACTCCGACCTAGTGGTGATGGATGACATCGCCAAGCTGTGGCGGAAAGGGTTGGGATCGAAGGCCGTTGGGGCGCCAGAGTACTGCCACGCCAACTTCACCAAGTACTTCACCGACCGGTTCTGGTCCAACAGGCGCCTGGCAGCCACATTTGCGGGGCGCCGGCCTTGTTACTTCAACACTGGAGTGATGGTGCTTGACCTTGTCCGATGGCGGCGCGCGGGGTACACTCGACGGATAGAACGGTGGATGGAGGTACAGAAGAGGGGCGCAGCGCCCGGCGGAGCAGGGCGAATCTATGAGTTGGGGTCTCTTCCGCCCTTCCTTCTTGTATTTGCAGGGCAAGTAGCCCCCATCGAGCACAGGTGGAACCAGCACGGGCTCGGCGGGGACAACGTGAACGGTAGCTGTCGGGATCTCCACCCAGGGCCGGTGAGCCTCCTTCACTGGAGCGGCAAGGGCAAGCCTTGGGTGCGGCTCGACTCAAACCAGCCCTGCCCGCTCGACCACATCTGGGCGCCCTACGACCTCTACGGTTTTGCTGCCAAATGA